In a genomic window of Pseudomonas putida:
- the aroC gene encoding chorismate synthase encodes MSGNTYGKLFTVTTAGESHGPALVAIVDGCPPGLEISLEDLQRDLDRRKPGTSRHTTQRQEADEVEILSGVFEGRTTGCAIGLLIRNTDQKSKDYSAIKDLFRPAHADYTYHHKYGERDYRGGGRSSARETAMRVAAGAIAKKYLASQGIVIRGYMSQLGPIEIPFKTWDSVEQNAFFSPDPDKVPELEAYMDQLRRDQDSVGAKITVVAEGVMPGLGEPIFDRLDAELAHALMSINAVKGVEIGAGFACVAQRGTEHRDELTPEGFLSNNAGGILGGISSGQPIVAHLALKPTSSITTPGRSIDIHGNPVDVITKGRHDPCVGIRATPIAEAMMAIVLMDHLLRHRGQNADVRVSTPVLGQL; translated from the coding sequence ATGTCCGGCAATACCTACGGCAAGCTGTTCACTGTCACCACCGCGGGCGAAAGCCATGGTCCGGCGTTGGTCGCCATTGTCGATGGCTGCCCGCCGGGCCTTGAGATTTCCCTGGAGGATCTGCAACGCGACCTGGACCGGCGCAAGCCCGGCACCAGCCGTCACACCACCCAGCGCCAGGAAGCCGATGAGGTCGAAATCCTCTCCGGCGTATTCGAAGGTCGCACCACCGGTTGCGCCATCGGCCTGTTGATTCGCAATACCGACCAGAAGTCCAAGGACTACTCGGCGATCAAGGATCTGTTCCGTCCCGCACACGCCGACTACACCTACCACCACAAATACGGCGAGCGCGATTACCGCGGCGGCGGTCGCAGCTCGGCGAGGGAAACCGCCATGCGCGTGGCGGCTGGCGCCATCGCCAAGAAGTACCTGGCCAGCCAGGGCATCGTCATTCGCGGCTACATGAGCCAGCTCGGTCCGATCGAAATCCCGTTCAAGACTTGGGATTCGGTGGAGCAGAACGCTTTTTTCAGCCCGGACCCGGACAAGGTTCCGGAGCTGGAAGCCTATATGGACCAGCTGCGCCGCGACCAGGATTCGGTCGGTGCGAAGATCACCGTGGTGGCTGAGGGCGTGATGCCGGGCCTGGGCGAACCGATTTTCGATCGTCTCGATGCAGAACTGGCCCACGCGCTGATGAGCATCAATGCGGTCAAGGGCGTGGAAATCGGTGCCGGCTTCGCCTGCGTTGCCCAACGCGGCACCGAGCATCGCGATGAGCTGACGCCGGAAGGCTTCCTCAGCAACAACGCTGGCGGGATCCTCGGTGGTATTTCCTCCGGGCAGCCCATCGTTGCCCACCTGGCGTTGAAGCCGACCTCGAGCATCACCACCCCGGGCCGCTCCATCGACATCCACGGCAATCCAGTGGACGTCATTACCAAGGGCCGTCACGACCCCTGCGTGGGCATCCGCGCCACGCCGATCGCCGAAGCGATGATGGCGATCGTGCTGATGGACCATTTGCTGCGTCACCGTGGGCAAAATGCCGATGTGCGCGTGAGCACGCCGGTGCTGGGTCAGCTCTGA
- a CDS encoding alpha/beta hydrolase, whose protein sequence is MGACESNRHLVNDGAIMLRVLILSLTLISGFAQATVLQRPITLNTGNGELFGSLLLPKSDTPVPVVLIISGSGPTDRDGNNSDGGRNDSLKRLAWVLAKHNIASVRYDKRGVAASLAAAPDERNLTVEGYVADAQAWGRKLKTDPRFGQLILLGHSEGALIATLAAPDVDAAAVISMSGSARPIDQVLREQLARSLPPALMLRSNELLDSLKAGKPDDNVPPPLQAIFRPSVQPYLISLFRQDPAADFARLKMPALIIQGSNDMQVGINDARLLKAAKPDAELALIEGMNHVLRIVPNDVKRQLASYKDPNLPLAAELGARILGFIDELRAS, encoded by the coding sequence ATGGGTGCCTGCGAGTCCAACCGGCATCTTGTGAATGATGGCGCGATAATGCTGCGAGTTTTGATCTTGAGCCTTACCCTGATATCCGGCTTCGCCCAGGCCACCGTGCTGCAACGGCCAATCACCCTGAACACTGGCAACGGCGAGCTATTCGGCTCGCTGCTGCTGCCAAAATCCGACACGCCGGTGCCGGTTGTGCTGATCATTTCCGGCTCCGGCCCGACGGATCGCGACGGCAATAACTCCGACGGCGGGCGCAATGACAGCCTCAAGCGCCTGGCGTGGGTCCTGGCCAAGCACAACATCGCCAGTGTGCGTTACGACAAACGCGGCGTGGCGGCGAGCCTGGCGGCTGCCCCGGACGAGCGCAACCTGACGGTTGAAGGCTATGTTGCCGACGCCCAAGCCTGGGGCCGCAAACTCAAGACCGATCCGCGCTTTGGCCAACTGATCCTGCTCGGGCACAGCGAAGGCGCGTTGATCGCCACCCTCGCCGCGCCGGATGTCGATGCAGCGGCAGTGATCTCCATGTCCGGCAGCGCGCGCCCCATCGACCAGGTATTGCGCGAGCAACTGGCCCGCAGCCTGCCGCCAGCGCTGATGCTGCGCAGCAACGAACTGCTCGACAGCCTCAAGGCCGGAAAACCCGACGACAACGTGCCGCCTCCCCTTCAGGCGATCTTCCGTCCGAGCGTGCAGCCGTACCTGATTTCGCTGTTTCGCCAGGACCCGGCGGCGGACTTCGCCCGCCTGAAAATGCCGGCGCTGATCATTCAGGGCAGCAACGACATGCAGGTTGGCATCAATGACGCCCGCTTGCTCAAGGCGGCCAAACCGGATGCCGAACTGGCGCTGATCGAGGGCATGAACCATGTCCTGCGCATCGTGCCCAACGACGTCAAGCGTCAGTTGGCGTCCTATAAAGATCCCAATTTGCCACTGGCGGCCGAGCTGGGCGCCCGCATTCTCGGGTTTATTGACGAACTTCGCGCCAGTTAG
- the prmB gene encoding 50S ribosomal protein L3 N(5)-glutamine methyltransferase: MITSRLRTLRDHIRWAVSRFHGEDLFFGHGTDNAWDEARQLVLGALHLPWEIADSYLDCNLEEDEVAHLQLLLKRRIEERVPTAYLLGEAWFCGLSFIVDERVLIPRSPIGELIENRFTPWLGKEPARILDLCTGSGCIGIACAYEFQNAEVVLADLSFEALEVANQNIERHGVDMRVYTVQGDGFDGLPGQRFDLIVSNPPYVDAEDFADMPDEYQHEPELGLACGDDGLNLVRRMLAEAANHLTEKGLLIVEVGNSQVHVEALYPEVDFAWLEFERGGHGVFMLTAEQCRDHQALFASRV, encoded by the coding sequence GTGATCACTTCCCGCCTTCGCACCCTGCGTGACCATATCCGTTGGGCCGTCAGCCGCTTCCATGGGGAGGATCTGTTTTTCGGCCACGGCACCGACAACGCCTGGGACGAAGCCCGTCAACTGGTGTTGGGTGCGCTGCACTTGCCGTGGGAAATCGCTGACAGCTACCTCGACTGCAATCTGGAAGAAGACGAAGTCGCGCATTTGCAGCTATTGCTCAAGCGTCGTATCGAAGAACGCGTGCCGACCGCCTACCTGCTGGGCGAAGCCTGGTTCTGCGGCCTGTCCTTCATCGTCGATGAGCGCGTGCTGATCCCACGCTCGCCGATTGGCGAACTGATCGAAAACCGTTTCACCCCTTGGCTGGGCAAAGAGCCGGCACGGATCCTCGACCTGTGCACCGGCTCCGGCTGCATCGGTATCGCCTGCGCCTACGAATTCCAGAACGCCGAAGTGGTATTGGCCGATCTGTCGTTCGAAGCGCTGGAAGTAGCCAACCAGAACATCGAGCGCCATGGCGTCGATATGCGGGTCTACACGGTGCAGGGCGATGGCTTCGATGGCTTGCCGGGGCAGCGTTTCGACCTGATCGTGTCGAACCCGCCTTACGTTGATGCCGAAGATTTCGCCGACATGCCGGACGAGTACCAGCATGAGCCGGAACTGGGCCTGGCCTGTGGTGACGATGGCTTGAACCTGGTGCGGCGCATGCTCGCCGAAGCGGCGAATCACCTGACCGAGAAGGGCTTGTTGATTGTCGAGGTGGGCAACAGCCAGGTGCACGTTGAGGCGTTGTACCCGGAAGTTGATTTTGCCTGGCTCGAATTCGAGCGCGGCGGGCATGGTGTGTTCATGTTGACGGCCGAGCAATGCCGGGATCATCAGGCGCTGTTCGCTTCTCGCGTCTGA
- a CDS encoding cysteine hydrolase family protein: protein MSVPQTMFQLSGRGYAAAKLSHATLIIIDAQKEYLSGPLALSGMDEAVANIKQLVTAARAAGRPIVHVSHLGTVGGLFDPRGERGQFIPGLEPLAGEIRIEKILPSAFHGTDLKKRLEDLGSVDLVVCGFMSHSSVSTTVRAAKNLGFRCTLVEDACATRDLPYKGGVLSAEHVQQTEMAIMADNFAAVAQTTSLV from the coding sequence ATGTCCGTTCCACAAACGATGTTTCAACTCAGCGGCCGCGGTTATGCAGCAGCCAAACTGAGTCATGCGACCCTGATCATCATCGATGCCCAGAAAGAGTACCTCAGCGGCCCCCTGGCCCTGAGCGGCATGGATGAGGCGGTTGCGAACATCAAACAATTGGTGACTGCCGCCCGCGCGGCCGGTCGGCCAATCGTGCATGTCAGCCACCTCGGCACCGTCGGTGGCCTGTTCGACCCTCGCGGCGAGCGTGGGCAATTCATCCCGGGGCTGGAACCGCTGGCCGGCGAAATCAGGATTGAAAAGATCCTGCCGAGCGCCTTTCACGGCACCGACCTGAAAAAACGCCTGGAGGACCTGGGTTCGGTGGACCTGGTGGTGTGTGGCTTCATGAGCCACTCCAGTGTCAGCACCACGGTACGGGCGGCGAAAAACCTGGGCTTCCGCTGCACGCTCGTGGAAGACGCCTGCGCCACCCGCGACTTGCCTTACAAAGGTGGCGTGTTGAGCGCCGAGCATGTGCAACAGACCGAGATGGCAATCATGGCGGACAACTTTGCCGCCGTTGCCCAGACCACCAGCCTGGTCTGA
- a CDS encoding Smr/MutS family protein — MQDDDFSLFKSAIQGVKPIKHDRAETGKPKADRAQIAKLRQAATVRVDATTVDGLSDQFVIDVGPEDELMWARDGVQESQMRKLKVGQIPFEGSLDLHGMSVEKARETLWAFLAEATKFEIRCVRVTHGKAVRLDGKRPMIKSHVNTWLRQHPQVLGFTSCQAKHGGAGAVYVMLKRTMMEGRDE, encoded by the coding sequence ATGCAAGACGACGATTTTTCCCTTTTCAAAAGCGCGATCCAGGGCGTCAAGCCCATCAAGCACGATCGCGCCGAAACCGGCAAACCCAAAGCTGACCGCGCGCAGATCGCCAAGCTGCGCCAGGCCGCCACCGTGCGCGTCGACGCCACCACGGTTGACGGGCTGTCCGATCAATTCGTCATCGACGTCGGGCCTGAAGACGAGCTGATGTGGGCACGTGACGGCGTGCAGGAAAGCCAGATGCGCAAGCTCAAGGTTGGGCAGATTCCGTTCGAAGGCAGTCTCGACCTGCACGGTATGAGCGTGGAAAAGGCCCGGGAAACACTCTGGGCTTTTCTCGCTGAAGCGACCAAATTCGAAATCCGCTGCGTGCGCGTCACCCACGGCAAGGCCGTGCGCCTGGACGGCAAGCGGCCGATGATCAAAAGCCACGTCAACACTTGGCTGCGCCAGCATCCGCAGGTACTTGGCTTCACCTCTTGCCAGGCGAAACACGGCGGTGCCGGCGCGGTTTATGTGATGCTCAAACGCACCATGATGGAAGGTCGCGACGAGTAA
- the folE gene encoding GTP cyclohydrolase I FolE, with translation MSLEQNYTAILGQLGEDVSREGLLDTPKRAAKAMKYLCRGYEQTLEEVTNGALFSSDNSEMVLVKDIELYSLCEHHLLPFIGKAHVAYIPSGKVLGLSKVARIVDMYARRLQIQENLSRQIADAVQQVTGALGVAVVIEAKHMCMMMRGVEKQNSSMITSVMLGEFRENAATRSEFLSLIK, from the coding sequence ATGTCCCTGGAACAGAATTACACCGCGATCCTTGGCCAATTGGGCGAGGACGTCTCCCGCGAAGGCCTGCTCGACACGCCAAAACGTGCCGCCAAAGCCATGAAGTACCTCTGCCGCGGCTACGAACAGACGCTCGAAGAAGTCACCAACGGTGCCTTGTTCAGCTCCGACAACAGCGAAATGGTGCTGGTCAAGGACATCGAGCTCTACTCGTTGTGCGAACACCATCTGCTGCCATTCATCGGCAAGGCCCACGTCGCCTACATCCCGAGCGGCAAGGTGTTGGGCCTGTCGAAGGTTGCACGGATCGTCGACATGTACGCCCGCCGCCTGCAGATCCAGGAAAACCTCAGCCGCCAGATCGCCGATGCGGTCCAGCAGGTGACCGGTGCACTGGGTGTCGCCGTGGTGATCGAAGCCAAGCACATGTGCATGATGATGCGCGGTGTGGAAAAGCAGAATTCGTCGATGATCACCTCGGTGATGCTCGGTGAGTTCCGCGAAAACGCCGCGACCCGCAGCGAATTCCTCAGCCTGATCAAGTAA
- a CDS encoding glutathione S-transferase N-terminal domain-containing protein, translating into MLVKALRVGLGQLIIFIDFLTRPGKKKRPAAAQAQVEAAAKGLTLYQFHACPFCVKTRRTLRRLNVPVALRDAKNNEQDRQTLLEQGGKIKVPCLRIEEDGKTTWMYESKVIIDYLDKRFAAV; encoded by the coding sequence GTGTTAGTCAAAGCGCTTCGTGTCGGCCTCGGCCAACTGATCATCTTCATCGATTTCCTCACCCGCCCCGGCAAGAAAAAGCGCCCCGCCGCTGCTCAAGCCCAGGTCGAAGCCGCCGCCAAGGGCCTGACCCTGTATCAATTCCACGCCTGCCCGTTCTGCGTGAAAACCCGCCGCACCCTGCGCCGCCTGAACGTGCCGGTGGCGTTGCGTGATGCGAAGAACAACGAACAGGATCGCCAGACCCTGCTGGAGCAAGGCGGCAAGATCAAGGTACCGTGCCTGCGGATTGAAGAAGATGGCAAGACCACCTGGATGTATGAGTCCAAGGTGATCATTGATTATCTGGATAAGCGTTTCGCTGCTGTCTGA
- a CDS encoding PLP-dependent aminotransferase family protein, with the protein MAFSERVSRLKSSLIREILAAAQRPQVMSFAGGLPAEAMLPKVEWADMPVSMGQYGMSEGEPALREALAAEARALGLPCEASQVLVVSGSQQTLDLAAKLYIDKGTEIVLEAPTYLAALQIFQLFGADCLTVPLEADGPDLTQLRLRLEQHRPAFIYLIPTFQNPSAVRYSEVKREAVAAMLDEFGVTLIEDEPYRELTFDGGSARPIAGRLEKSSWIYTGTVSKTLLPGLRVGYLIASPDLFPHLLKLKQSADLHTNRVGQWQALQWIGSASYQQHLSELRDFYRERRDAFQAALEKHFFDLADWNAPQGGLFFWLTLKQPLDTRTLLNAALADDVAFMPGEPFFPEPDNHHGHLRLNFSHIDPARLDEGLGRLAAVVRQAQAAKAA; encoded by the coding sequence ATGGCTTTTTCCGAACGTGTCTCGCGCCTTAAAAGTTCTTTGATCCGTGAAATCCTTGCTGCCGCCCAGCGTCCGCAGGTGATGTCATTTGCCGGAGGCTTGCCCGCCGAAGCCATGCTGCCCAAAGTCGAGTGGGCGGATATGCCGGTGTCCATGGGCCAATACGGCATGAGCGAAGGTGAACCGGCCTTGCGTGAAGCCCTGGCGGCCGAGGCGCGGGCCTTGGGCTTGCCATGCGAGGCGAGCCAGGTGCTGGTGGTCAGCGGTTCCCAGCAAACCCTCGATCTGGCGGCCAAGCTCTACATCGACAAAGGCACGGAAATCGTCCTCGAAGCCCCGACCTATCTGGCGGCGTTGCAGATTTTCCAGCTGTTCGGTGCCGATTGCCTCACCGTGCCGCTGGAGGCGGATGGACCTGACCTGACGCAATTGCGCTTGCGCCTGGAGCAACATCGCCCGGCGTTCATCTACCTGATCCCGACTTTCCAGAATCCGTCGGCGGTACGTTACAGCGAGGTCAAGCGCGAGGCGGTAGCGGCCATGCTTGATGAGTTTGGTGTGACGCTGATCGAAGATGAGCCCTACCGCGAACTGACTTTCGATGGCGGCAGCGCCAGACCGATTGCCGGGCGCCTGGAAAAATCCAGCTGGATCTACACCGGGACCGTCTCGAAAACCCTGCTGCCGGGGTTGCGTGTGGGTTATCTGATCGCCAGCCCGGATCTGTTCCCGCACCTGCTCAAGCTCAAGCAGTCGGCGGATCTGCACACCAATCGGGTTGGCCAGTGGCAAGCGCTGCAATGGATTGGCAGCGCGTCCTATCAGCAGCATCTGAGTGAATTGCGCGATTTCTACCGGGAACGTCGCGATGCGTTTCAAGCGGCGCTGGAAAAGCACTTTTTCGATCTGGCGGATTGGAACGCGCCACAGGGCGGGCTGTTTTTCTGGCTGACGCTCAAGCAGCCGCTGGACACTCGAACCTTGTTGAATGCGGCGTTGGCCGATGATGTGGCGTTCATGCCGGGGGAGCCGTTCTTTCCCGAGCCGGATAACCATCATGGGCATCTGCGGCTGAACTTCAGCCACATCGATCCAGCGCGGCTCGATGAAGGGCTTGGGCGGTTGGCGGCGGTGGTGCGACAGGCTCAGGCGGCGAAAGCGGCCTGA
- a CDS encoding MarR family winged helix-turn-helix transcriptional regulator, with translation MLDLKNPNSQQQAMEAFFFGYQAFTAKADEMLERRGLSRVHQRIVFFVARYPNLSVKELLELLGVTKQALNMPLRQLLEMHLVNSVACETDKRKRLLELTEEGARFEQALRREQVKLLERVFSEAGEAAVNGWLAVNLALGENQQKI, from the coding sequence ATGCTTGACCTTAAAAACCCCAATTCCCAGCAACAGGCCATGGAAGCGTTTTTCTTCGGCTACCAGGCCTTCACCGCCAAGGCCGACGAAATGCTTGAGCGCCGAGGCTTGAGCCGGGTGCATCAACGCATCGTGTTTTTCGTCGCCCGCTACCCGAACCTCAGCGTCAAGGAGTTGCTGGAACTGCTTGGCGTGACCAAGCAGGCGCTGAACATGCCGCTGCGTCAGCTGCTGGAAATGCATCTGGTGAACAGCGTCGCTTGCGAGACGGACAAGCGTAAACGGCTGCTGGAGTTGACCGAGGAAGGTGCGCGGTTTGAACAGGCGTTGCGCCGTGAGCAGGTGAAGTTGCTGGAGCGGGTGTTCAGTGAGGCTGGAGAGGCGGCGGTGAATGGATGGTTGGCGGTGAATCTGGCCCTTGGTGAAAACCAACAAAAAATCTGA
- a CDS encoding NCS2 family permease: MESRKSEASTLDLSPPLRNGWLERIFKLSLHGTTVKTELIAGLTTFITMAYIIFVNPNIMADAGIDHGAAFVATCIAAALGCLLMGLYANWPVGLSPGMGLNAFFTYTVVGTMGYNWETALGAVFVSGVLFMILTFSRIREWLLNSIPVSLRFAMGAGVGLFLGLIGLKTAGIVVDSPATLIKLGSLREPGPLLAAVCFLMIAILSYHKVFGAILISIITVTLAGWGLGLVHYEGIMSAPPSLAPTWMAMNVAGVFNVSMISVVLAFLFVHMFDTAGTLMGVAQRANLVGADGRIENLSRAMKADSASSVFGAVVGVPPVTSYVESAAGVAAGGRTGLTAVTVGVLFIAAMFFAPLAGMIPAYATAGALIYVAMLMMGGMAHIEWDEATDSIPAIVTAIMMPLTFSVADGIALGFITYVALKAGTGKYKEISVSLWVLCAIFIAKFIFL, encoded by the coding sequence GTGGAAAGCCGCAAATCCGAAGCATCGACGCTGGATCTCTCGCCGCCTCTACGCAATGGCTGGCTGGAGCGCATCTTTAAACTCAGCTTGCATGGCACCACGGTGAAGACCGAGCTGATTGCCGGTCTGACAACCTTCATCACGATGGCCTACATCATCTTCGTCAACCCCAACATCATGGCGGACGCCGGTATCGATCATGGCGCCGCCTTCGTCGCCACCTGCATCGCCGCCGCACTGGGTTGCCTGCTCATGGGTCTCTACGCCAACTGGCCTGTGGGCCTGTCGCCGGGCATGGGCTTGAACGCGTTCTTCACCTACACCGTAGTCGGCACCATGGGCTACAACTGGGAAACCGCCCTCGGAGCGGTGTTCGTGTCCGGTGTGCTGTTCATGATCCTGACCTTTTCCAGGATCCGCGAATGGTTGCTCAACAGCATTCCGGTCAGCCTGCGCTTCGCCATGGGCGCCGGCGTGGGCCTGTTCCTGGGGCTGATCGGCTTGAAAACCGCGGGCATCGTCGTCGACAGCCCGGCCACCCTGATCAAGCTCGGTTCCCTGCGTGAACCTGGCCCGCTGCTGGCTGCCGTGTGCTTCCTGATGATCGCGATCCTCAGCTATCACAAGGTGTTCGGTGCGATCCTCATCAGCATCATCACCGTGACCCTGGCTGGCTGGGGTCTGGGCCTGGTGCACTACGAGGGCATCATGTCCGCCCCGCCAAGCCTGGCGCCAACCTGGATGGCCATGAATGTCGCCGGCGTGTTCAACGTCAGCATGATCAGCGTGGTCCTGGCCTTCCTCTTCGTGCACATGTTCGACACCGCCGGCACCCTGATGGGTGTCGCCCAGCGCGCCAACCTGGTGGGCGCTGACGGTCGAATCGAAAACCTTTCCCGCGCGATGAAAGCCGACAGCGCCTCCAGCGTATTCGGTGCGGTGGTCGGTGTGCCGCCCGTCACCAGCTATGTGGAAAGTGCCGCGGGCGTAGCCGCCGGTGGTCGTACCGGCCTTACCGCCGTGACCGTGGGCGTGCTATTTATCGCCGCCATGTTCTTTGCCCCGCTGGCCGGGATGATTCCTGCCTACGCCACCGCTGGTGCACTGATCTACGTGGCCATGCTGATGATGGGCGGCATGGCCCACATTGAATGGGACGAAGCCACCGACAGCATTCCGGCGATCGTCACCGCGATCATGATGCCGCTGACCTTTTCGGTCGCCGACGGTATCGCGCTGGGCTTCATCACCTACGTGGCGCTGAAGGCCGGTACCGGCAAGTACAAGGAAATTTCCGTCAGTCTGTGGGTGCTCTGCGCGATCTTCATCGCCAAGTTCATCTTCTTGTAA
- a CDS encoding LysE family translocator: MSLETWLLFSGAALIVILIPGPLSLLMISNSLNYGLRRSYPAFLGGVFASICLLSASALGLGALLLASEQLFSALKIVGALYLFYLAWQSWQQSRQPSHGAEVPQAAPVPRFRALFARAFVLGASNPKDILFFAAFLPQFLSAEQPFLLQLLVMIATWTVLDLLCKVAYGLGAHGAARYLRSGKGQSWFNRISAGLFSGAGAASLLSR; the protein is encoded by the coding sequence ATGAGTCTGGAAACCTGGCTGCTGTTCAGCGGCGCTGCGTTGATTGTGATCCTGATCCCGGGGCCATTGTCCTTGCTGATGATCAGCAACAGCCTGAATTACGGGTTGCGCCGTTCCTACCCGGCGTTTCTGGGAGGCGTGTTTGCCTCGATCTGCCTGCTGAGTGCTTCGGCGCTGGGTCTTGGCGCGCTACTGCTGGCATCGGAACAGTTGTTCAGCGCATTGAAAATCGTCGGCGCGCTGTACCTGTTCTACCTCGCCTGGCAAAGCTGGCAGCAATCGCGCCAGCCTTCCCACGGCGCCGAAGTGCCTCAGGCGGCGCCGGTGCCGCGCTTTCGCGCACTGTTCGCACGTGCGTTCGTGCTGGGCGCCAGCAATCCCAAGGACATCCTGTTTTTCGCCGCATTCCTGCCGCAATTCCTGAGTGCCGAGCAGCCGTTCCTGCTGCAGTTGCTGGTGATGATCGCCACCTGGACCGTGCTGGATCTGCTGTGCAAAGTGGCCTATGGCCTGGGTGCCCATGGCGCGGCGCGATACCTGCGTAGTGGCAAGGGGCAGAGCTGGTTCAACCGGATCAGTGCCGGGTTGTTCAGTGGCGCCGGTGCAGCGTCGCTGTTGAGTCGTTAA
- the uraH gene encoding hydroxyisourate hydrolase translates to MGRLTTHVLDAAHGCPGSSIKVELYRVEGSQLELVASATTNSDGRVDSPLLQGDDYRTGVYQVQFHAGDYYRARGVQLPEPAFLDVVVLRFGISAEQDHYHVPLLISPYSYSTYRGS, encoded by the coding sequence ATGGGACGTTTGACTACACACGTTTTGGACGCTGCACACGGTTGCCCGGGCAGCTCGATCAAGGTCGAGCTGTACCGCGTTGAGGGTTCGCAGCTGGAATTGGTCGCCAGCGCGACAACCAACAGCGATGGCCGTGTCGATTCACCGCTGTTGCAGGGCGATGACTATCGCACCGGGGTTTATCAGGTTCAGTTCCATGCGGGCGATTACTACCGCGCCCGTGGTGTCCAGTTGCCGGAGCCGGCGTTCCTGGATGTGGTGGTGCTGCGCTTTGGCATTTCGGCAGAACAGGATCACTACCATGTGCCATTGCTGATTTCGCCGTACAGCTATTCCACGTATCGCGGCAGCTGA
- the puuE gene encoding allantoinase PuuE, which yields MSADYPRDLTGYGSNPPHPHWPGNARIALSFVLNYEEGGERNILHGDKESEAFLSEMVAAQPLQGARNMSMESLYEYGSRAGVWRILKLFKEFDIPLTIFAVAMAAQRHPDVIRAMVDAGHEICSHGYRWIDYQYMDENQEREHMLEAIRILTEISGERPLGWYTGRTGPNTRHLVMEEGGFLYDSDTYDDDLPYWEPNNPTGKPHLVIPYTLDTNDMRFTQVQGFNKGDDFFEYLKDAFDVLYAEGAEAPKMLSIGLHCRLIGRPARLASLKRFIEYAKSHEQVWFSRRVDIARHWHETHPYQGAAK from the coding sequence GTGAGCGCTGACTACCCACGCGACCTGACCGGTTACGGCAGTAACCCTCCGCACCCACACTGGCCGGGCAACGCCCGGATCGCCCTGTCCTTCGTACTCAATTATGAAGAAGGCGGCGAGCGCAACATCCTCCACGGCGACAAGGAATCCGAAGCCTTCCTCTCGGAAATGGTCGCGGCGCAACCTCTGCAAGGCGCGCGCAACATGAGCATGGAATCCCTCTACGAGTATGGCAGCCGCGCCGGTGTCTGGCGGATTCTCAAGCTGTTCAAGGAATTCGACATCCCGCTGACTATCTTCGCCGTGGCCATGGCCGCCCAGCGTCACCCGGACGTGATCCGCGCCATGGTCGATGCCGGCCATGAGATCTGCAGCCACGGCTACCGCTGGATCGACTACCAGTACATGGACGAAAACCAGGAACGCGAGCACATGCTCGAAGCGATCCGCATCCTCACCGAAATCAGCGGTGAACGTCCGCTGGGCTGGTACACCGGTCGCACCGGCCCGAACACCCGTCACCTGGTGATGGAAGAAGGCGGATTCCTCTACGACAGCGACACCTACGACGATGACCTGCCCTACTGGGAACCGAACAACCCGACCGGCAAGCCGCACCTGGTGATCCCGTACACCCTGGACACCAACGACATGCGCTTCACCCAGGTCCAGGGTTTCAACAAGGGCGACGATTTCTTCGAATACCTCAAGGATGCGTTCGACGTGCTCTACGCCGAAGGCGCCGAAGCGCCGAAGATGCTGTCGATCGGCCTGCACTGCCGCCTGATCGGCCGTCCGGCGCGTCTGGCGTCGCTCAAGCGCTTTATCGAATACGCTAAAAGTCATGAACAGGTGTGGTTCAGCCGCCGCGTCGACATCGCGCGCCACTGGCACGAAACCCACCCGTACCAAGGGGCTGCGAAATGA
- the uraD gene encoding 2-oxo-4-hydroxy-4-carboxy-5-ureidoimidazoline decarboxylase, which yields MSAFQTLKPSTLSRDAFVKAFADIYEHSPWVAEKAFDLGQDASIDQIETLHQRMSDILLSADHQSQLALINAHPDLAGKAAVQGQLTEASTNEQAGAGIHQCTAEEFQRFTELNDAYKAKFKFPFIMAVKGSNRHQILAAFETRIHNPVDTEFKCALAEINKIALFRLLTL from the coding sequence ATGAGCGCCTTCCAGACATTGAAACCATCGACCCTGAGCCGCGACGCCTTCGTCAAAGCCTTCGCCGACATCTACGAACATTCGCCATGGGTGGCCGAAAAGGCCTTCGACCTGGGCCAGGACGCTTCGATCGACCAGATCGAAACCCTGCACCAGCGCATGAGCGACATCCTGTTGAGCGCCGATCACCAAAGCCAATTGGCCCTGATCAACGCTCACCCGGACCTGGCCGGCAAAGCAGCCGTCCAGGGCCAGTTGACCGAAGCCAGCACCAATGAACAGGCTGGCGCCGGTATTCACCAATGCACGGCCGAAGAGTTCCAGCGCTTCACCGAGCTGAACGACGCCTACAAGGCCAAGTTCAAGTTTCCCTTCATCATGGCGGTAAAAGGCAGCAACCGGCATCAGATCCTCGCAGCGTTCGAAACGCGCATCCACAACCCGGTTGACACCGAGTTCAAGTGCGCGCTGGCGGAGATCAACAAGATCGCCCTGTTCCGATTACTGACCCTATAG